Genomic segment of Arachis stenosperma cultivar V10309 chromosome 4, arast.V10309.gnm1.PFL2, whole genome shotgun sequence:
GAAATCTATCACCCTTGACAACATCTGCGGCCGCAAATGACTCGAGTTCTGTCATTTCTTGTGGTGTAAGTTTCACAGACAAGGCTCCAACGTTGTCGTTAAAGTTCTCAATTTTGGTGGTTCCGGGTATGGGGCAGACATCATTGCCTTGGTGGTGAAGCCATGCCAACGCAAGCTGAGATGGAGTACATCCTTTCTTCTCGGCCATTTCATTAACCCTCTCGAATATAGTCTTGTTTGTCTCCAGGTTTTCAGATTGGAATCTAGGCAGAGCCTGCAACACAACACACAAcataagattttataatttatgtATCACTATGAACATTTGAAAAACATAATATTGTAAGATGCAGTGTTATACAGGGAAAACTGTAAAATTTGGATTTGGTATATGTTATGAAGTCTATATATATTACCATATATCTTTTTAAGGACACTGATTAACAAaatcctaataataataataggtaAGTTATCCACTAAAGTTTGATTTGTTAAAATTTGTTTAAGACACCAAGTTTTGAACTAGATGAAAATGTGTGACTCTCAGCAGAAAAACATGATCATGGAAATGCACAAAGTGATTGAAGCATGAtttctgtaattacagacgtgCGAAACAAACCTTCCGGAAGTCATCCTGTGACAAAGTATCGATCAACTTTGATCCGGACGAAAAGAATCCGCGGCCAAGAGGACTATATGCAACAATTCCAATGCCAAGTTCCCTGAAAAGGACAATATTTGGAAAACATAAATTCCAGAATTGTATCATGATGTTTTTGAGGAGTCCTAGAAATAGAATTACTTGTTAACAAGAACATGAATGCTTGTGCTTTTAGATTCACACCTGCAAGTTGGAATTATTTCTTCCTCAACATCTCTAGACCAAAGAGACCATTCAATTTGCACAGCTGTTATGGGATGAACAGCATGTGCTCTTCTGATTGTTGAAGCCGACGCCTCAGATAGACCGATGTACTTTATTTTTCCCTCTTCAACAAGATTCTTAAGCTCCCCCATCTTGATTAAAAATTACAAGGGAAAAATTTCAAGTCATCATACATATCCCTGCCTCATCTCATATTCTAAGATTGTATCAAATATCAATGCCAGAACATGTTGCATACCCATATTCCTTAACTATATGATATAAAAACTTGGAAATAGACAAAAGCATTAAAGGATACAAAGAcattcaaaaatgcatattgGGGTTATTGTAATATTAGTCCCTATGTCATCACATACAGATCAACATAAAGTACCGAATTCTACGTTAATCTATGTATATCAGGAACAACAATACACAATTTACAAGGTTCAACTTGCTGATTTTTCAGTGAACAAAAAACCCTTTATGAAGTTGGAGATAACAGAACTATCATAAggcaaaaacagaagaacaaagAAAGGGGTCAAACCGTGACTTCAATTGGCACGCGAGTATCAACTCTATGCTGGAAATAGAGATCAATGCAATCAATTTCAAGTCTCTTCAAGCTTCCCTCACAGGCAGCTCTCACATATTCTGGATCTCCACGGATTTCAAATTTTCCATCCTCAATAAAATTGAATGAAAACTTGGTTGCCAATTCAACCTTATCTCTCATCCCTCCCTTCAGAGCCTGCTCAAGATTGAAACTAACTACAATTAAAGACATGATATCTTCACATAGAAAAAGCATACATCCCAAtaacttcttttcttttggTTTCTCAGCATGTCTAGTCCTCAAATTTTACATGCCGAGACTCAAACCCTCGACACTAGTATATTCTCTATCTTGTTCTTACTCTATCTCAGGAGATATCATCTAACTTGTATATGCAAATATCAAAAACCAAGGAACTTCATATCAGAAAAAACAGAAGGAATCAAAAGAAAATCCCAAAGGGTATCTGAATCAAAGTTCAAACAGGAACCTTTCCAATTAGAATTTCGTTGGTGTGAGGGCCATAGACATCAGCAGTGTCAAGGAATGTGACACCACTTTGAATAGCATGGTGGATTAGAGCAACCATGTCTGGTTCTGGTTTTGGAGGTCCATAGGCAGCAGACATTCCCATGCAACCAAGTCCTTGCTGAGACACCTCCAAGCCCTGTGAACCCAGCTTCATTCTCCCAACTTTAGCCATTGTTGTGGTGTGAAGATGATGGTAGCACTATGATTGATATCAGTGGAAGAAGCTGAATGTAGCTTTGTGAACGTTAATTGTCAAATGAATATGATAGCTGTGACAATTTTATAGAGACCAATACCCTGTGAAGAAAGATTATTTGTTATGATAAGATACAATGTGGTTCTCACTTCTCAATTAAAAAGCAGCTCATACTTCATAATCATAAGCCATAGATATTAGATAGTATTTtgtgaaaagaagaagaagaaatgttatatatatatatatatataaggtgAATTAATTCGTTGATTGCTTAAAAAATGATTCATAATAGTCATAAAATATGCGTTCTTATACCTACCTGgcctttttctttccttttctttttaccttttttattattttttatgagtCACCTACTAATGCACACATGACACATGAGAATTCTTTTGGggtttataattatatacttgaaacaaataaaagaattatttgCAATCGAACGTTCCAAAATttctttattctattttgtcATCCATTTTCTGACCACCTCTTTAACACCaaaatttttctctttctcctcttctttttcgttatcatcattattgataaatttagaaatttttaaattaatttgatgatgattaaatattattaaaataattattataaaattattaatttgaatatTAGTTCACATtggttaattaataattttgttgtgtaGATTTTGTTTTGAGCCGAAAATAACAAGCCCAACATAAAGATAATTTTTAGCCTTATGCAAATATGTTTAAATATATTGACTGAATTATTGTTATGATAGCTGGGCCAGAAAAATCAAGACCAACGAAACTTGgtccaaaattaaaaaagaggaaaagcaaAGGCTGTATGCTTTCACGGTTATCACACTCTTCATTTGATGgaattcaaaatttgattaaatGAAGTTAATGCAAACATTGGTAACATGAGAGAGAAAATGCAATTAATTTGATGACATTTAATTTCCACACATTACAAAGCATGAAAGAGGGAAGTGGGTTTTAATTGAGtgtaattgattttaattttcttttttattttctttgaaagCATTCTCTCTCTTATCTCATCAGTTTCGGTCATGTcacagagaagaagaagaaccaagCTATCAGAGATGAGCCACTATAGCAGTGAAGCTACAAGCAAAAAAAGGGGCTAAGGTGATGATGTCCTTAGCAAAAAGAAGATCTACAGTATGGTGTGGTTGAGATCTTTGCCACTAAAGGTAAGGTGTAGTGAAGAAGTCTCAAGCTTTCCGTAcccaaaaatggaagaaatccATTTCGATCAGAAAAGAAGATCCCTTGGAATATGACTCGTCTCTACTTTTGATCAACTATCACAGAAGGTAGCTACTGTAGCTACGTGGAGGAAGAGGCAGAAGATAGAGCAGATGGAGCTGTTAAGTATCAATGACTCATCAAGGGCCAAGAATCTTTCTTGGGGAGCAAGTCAAGATGGAAGGCCGGATTGATGAAGGTTGGTGAGAAGGGTTGTgatagaggtaattgcatgttagTTTTTTACATTCagttctctctcctctctctctgtCCGAACCGGTTTGATGCATGAAGAAGAAGTTGGCTCGGTTCAACTGTTTTAACCTTGGAGGCTTCCTCTTCTATAAATAAGGGTGAACAGCCAAGGCTTGAGACAAGGAGTGAGAGCACACGTTCGGGTTCCCATAGCTCTGTGAGCTGTttattcttctccttcatggctttcattaaatatttctttttctcaGTGAGTCTGTCTGTGTTTCATTGGTAAAAGGCAAAATGTGAGGTTTTGTAAGAAAAAGCTAATGAGTGAAAAAAGACATAGAGTTAAAGAAAAAGCCATTATTATCTCAAAAATTCTTTGTATGTATTTCTGTTTTGTTGTCATGATCCTGAGAGAATTTTCttacaagttgggttagcactttgcgGTTGAAAGCTAGATTGAGGTCTAGTCAAGTTCGGGTTGGGGTAGAATTTGGACTTGTTCCCttacaagttgggttagcactttgcaGTCGAAAGCTTAGTAggtgaccaagtcaagttcagttTTAGAGATAGATTCTGGACTTGTTCCGGATAGGAATGGGTAGTTCCTAGGAAAGAATTGGTGTCTGTAATCaagttgattatagtgaaatcccgttattgttgtgatggagattggatgtaggctgcattgcacttagcagctgaaccatgATACTTTTGGGTGtgattctctctttctcttctactcttttACTGTTTCTCTTTATGggagacaaaattgaaaaatatctaCTAACTGgttacgagacaaaaagaaaatgtctcTTGACCAGTTATGAGACAAAAAGCAGAAATATCTCTTGGAGCTATTCTAAAAAGCAGAAAGTAACATTAGCAAGAAgagggctaagattcaaccccccttctcttagccactgataaccatcaattatcaataacactaaaaatttttaattatgaaacataaattttttaactttaacaccaaaattttgataaaaaatacaaaatatattttttaatactatattttttattttttattattcttctttctttctttctttttctgttacTCTTACTTCTTGTTTTAGAAGTATTACTTCTCATATTAAACTTGAATGAATATGTACatattaaattctaattttatttagttgaatgaatataAGTTCACACTTATCAGATTAAATTCTTACCAGGAATAAAAATAGCaccaaaatttatttaaattgatatcaaaatttaaatacaataatacagaatgtaaaaaataaattgcataCTAAAAAGATCACATATTTGACTctataaaataaaacaagataGCATCGAAAATCACTTAAAATTAATACCAGAAGTTCAGTAACACGACACAAAAATATTACTCATCCAATGAATTAAATGTTTATCTCATATATAAAACAACGAATTTCATTAGGGAGTCAATGGAATAtctgtacaatgtgtacaatgagcTGTTTATTTGGCCcaatatgagttaaaaaatgAACATTCAGGGTAAAATACTACTAATTTCTCAAACACAATACACCCATACTATCCAGAATAACTATCCGAATACCAAGGATAATAAACATATGATATTCTACTGAATCGAACTTTCCTAAACTCTCATTGTACTCCCTAAAATCAATTATTGAGATGCAAAATCAATAATGGAAAGGGAAGATGGGGTACCTGCGTTTGTTTACAGGGACAGGACACTGAGACAGGGACACTGAGACACAAAATCGTGTTTGGCAGATGAGACATGGACAGAGACAATATGTCCAGagacactgaattagtgtattttgtgtccatcctGACAGGAAGGACACGGTGACACTAACAagggacacaacttattttctattttttctttcattattcttgttaatttttcataattatattttttattgttatattttttatctcaaattttttgaatgaaaaaaatgagaataaattgaattttcataatttgttctagtttattaccaaacagaatacaaaaatacaaaattttatgtCTCTATCCATCAGTATCTTGTCCTGTTCTATTCTCAGTATCTTGTCCTATCATGTTCTTAGAAACAAACTTAGCCTAAGTGCTTTCTCCTATGGATCCGAATCCCAATATTTGTTTCCTTTCTTGTTTCATGGGTTACCaaagaaaattgaaagtgaAAAGATCATGTGCTGTGATATAAAGTAAATTAGACAAAGGAAGAGATAAAGATCACAATTGAAAGGAAGTTTAGTCCATTAGTTTTTGCGTTAAACAGGCTCTTATTATGAAAAAGGGTgtattacaattttttttataataatcaATAAACAAAATTTGTGAAATAAGATTATTAAGCATACATAATTTTCGGCCACGGATAATAACTATCCTCTAAAATCACTGAAAGGAAACATCATCTTTTTTGGTGCTTTGTTTCTTAGCAGAGACATCAAATTTAATGTTTTTGTATTCTGATAATAAAGTAgaagaaattataaaaaaataatttattcttattttttttatttaaaaaatttgaaaaaaaatataattataaaaaaataacaaaaataataaaaaaataaaaaataaattatattcttTATTAATATCTCTCTTTTCTGTGTTTTATCTATCCATATCTCAtctacaaaatataattttgtgtCTCGTATCCCTTTGTCATGTCCCGGGCATGTAAACAAACGAGTTAAACCCCAAAATGGTCCCTGAGATTGGCGTTTTGCACTGAAATCGTCCCTGAGATTCCAATTACACCAATTACGTCCCTGAGATTGAAAAAAATGCACCATAGTAGTCCCTAACCCATTTTCCATTAACGACATGATGACATGGCATGATGACGTGGACTataagtgacacgtgtcactttaTGATTTGGCCACGTGTAATGGTAGGATGATGTGGTGTCCAatgacacgtggcatgctgacgtggatggttgtgccacgtgtcacaatgtTATTTGGCCACGTGTCCAGTTGTGCCACGTGTCGCAACGGTATTCGTCCACGTGTCATCTATTATACCATCGTTGTatatgcaccaaattagtccctcacTTTGAATTAAGTTactcattttagtccctgaaattgaatgtcgtgcaccaaattagtcccttcaccaattttttctcattttttttaaatttaaaattttaatatcttggatacactaatttcaattctattttttcatatatcgtttaaatacaagtgcttttataaaaaattttaagattttagttttaattatataattttttaataatttaatattggtaaattttgtaatatataagtatgttattataaaaaaataattatatgattgattagacacatttttttcataaaaaaacatgtgtttttaacaagaaattaataattaaaataaatattttttcttatgaAATACACGTTTTCGTTGTGTATAAATAAGCTAGATTGAAGGCACTTCAACCACCCTCACTACCACTTTTGATCTCTACAGTCTAGACGAAAGAGGTCAGAGATGATAATGAGGGAAGCTTGAAATGCCTTCACGTCAACTCCAAGACGGCGGCTATTAGAGGTATccgcaagaaaaaaaatattttataaaagtactGAAAGAGGTTGGAGATGGTAGTGAAGGTGCTTGAAAAGCCTTCACGTTAACTCCAAGTTGGCGAATAAAGTATTcgcaagagaaaaaatattttataaaaacacttttatttgaagaacgtgtgaaaaaataaaattgaaattaatgcattaaaaaatattgagaattttgaatttatagaaaaaatgagaaaaaattgatgaagggactagtttggtgcacgacattcaatttcagggactaaaatgagttacttaatgcaaagtgagggactaatttggtgcatatACAACGATGGCATAATGGATGACACGTGGACGAATACTGTTGCGACGCGTGGCCAAATAacattgtgacacgtggcacaactatccacgtcagcatgccacgtgtcactggtCACCACATCATCCTACCATTACACGTGGCCAAATCAtaaagtgacacgtgtcacttacAGTCCACGTCATCATGCCATGTCATCACGTCGTTAATGAAAAATGGGTCAGGGACTACTATGGTGCATTTTTTTCAATCTCAAGGATGTAATTGGTGCAATTGGAATCTCAGGGACGATTTTAGTGTAAAACGCCAATCTCAGGAACCATTTTGGGGTTTAACTCGTAAACAAACGCATCCAAAAAGCTAGCTTTATTCCCCACTTGATTTTGTCTGAAGAccataaaataaaagtaaaactcATCAGCTCAATTCCACTCACGACACACCAATCAAacacttctcttagcttctgtTTGAGAAAATCCAGAGACCACATTGCAAACTGCAATCCCAACACtcatccatcacctttctttctttcttagcTGCACTTCAGATTCAACCATGGCTGCAAAACTTTATGGTGGAGCTTACCTCTCTTCCTTTGTTAATGCTGTTTTGGACAACCTGTCTTTAATACTTGAGGATGACTACTGTATCCTCAATGGAAACCACTCTGCCATTGAGTTGCTTGAAAGGTTGCAAAATTGTCTATATGATGTTGCACCTGTTCTTGATGATGCTGAGCTGAAGCAGTTTACTGACAAGAGAGTCAAGAAGTGGCTTGTTGATCTCCAAGATGCTCTCTATTTCGCTGATGACTTGCTCGATGAACTCTCCACTAAAGCCGCCACTCAAAGGGATCCAGGTAACTCTTCTTCCTGGTCTCGTCTTGTTGATTCGTATTTGAAGATAGTGGTGACATGGAAAAAATAGTTTCACACTAGAGTCTGTTGTAAGACGCAAAAATTATCTTCATCTGAAGGAGAGTGCCAAGGTGGACATGTCATGGAGAATTCCATCCACATCTCTCCTTGAACCATCGGAGATATGTGGCAGGAAAGAAGACAAGGAGGCCATACTGAAACTGTTGTTGGATGGTGATGATGCTGGTGATGATGATTTATCTGTGATTCCCATTGTGGGCATGGGCGGAATAGGAAAAACTAGTTTGCCAATGGGTTTACCACAATGACAAAGTAAAGGAGAATTTTGATTTTCGAGGTTGGGTTTGCGTGTCAGAAGAGTTTGATGTTGTCAAGGTTACTAAGACTATAATCGAGGCAATAACTTCGAGTTCTTGCAACTTGACGGATTTGAATTTACTTCAGCTTGATTTAAAGGAAAAATTGTCAAGACAAAAGTTCTTCATTGTCTTAGACGATGTATGGAATGAAAATTATGATGATTGGAATAAGCTTCTAAAACCTTTTCAGAATGGGGTTAAGGGAAGTAAAATTCTCATAACTACACGAAATAAGAATGTAGCGAATGTAGCTTCCGTAGTACAAACTGTTTCACTTCATGAAGTAAGGTCATTGTCTGATGAAGACTGTTATTCCCTAAGGATTATGAATTTAGCAAAGATGAAATGATACTGTTATGGATGTCATAGTTAAAGTACCTGCGAGCTTTGTCGTTCAACGGCTTTCCTCTCTTAAGTCACTACCTGATTCAATAGGTGAGTTGATTCATTTGCGTTACTTGGATCTCTCTTTGACCGACATTGTGACATTGCCGGAGTCATTGGGTAACCTGTACAACTTGCAGACCTTGAAGTTGAATTTCTGTAGAAATCTGAAAATGCTACCTGTTGGCATGAAAGACCTTCTAAATTTGCGCCATCTTGATATTAGACAAACTGCTTTGCATGAGCAAGTTGAAAAATTTGCAGTTTTTAAGTAACTATGTTGTTGGGAAGCATGAAGGGAACAAGGTCACAGAATTGGGAGCATTTGCAAATCTACAGCAATCTATTTCCATTGCGAAATTGGAGAATGTGATCGACGGCAGTGAAGCTTTGATGGCAAGGATGTTTGATAAGGATGGCATTAGCTTTTTGTGCTTGTGGTGGTCAGTAGATAAAGATGAGAACACGACTGATTCCCAAGTAGAAAGAGATATACTCGACAAGTTACAACCTCATAGTAATTTGAAAGAACTAAAAATCGGGGATTATAGGGGTACAATATTTCCAGATTGGTTTGGACATTCTTCCTACCATAACATCACCAAAATAAAACTGAGTTATTGTAGGATTTGTTGCATGCTTCCTTCACTTGGACAATTGCCCTCTTTGAAGCACCTATACATTTTAGAGTTTGACAGTGTGGGAATTGTAGGTGCTGAGTTTTACTTTTACCAGAATGGTGAATCTTGTTTAGAGACACCACCATTCCCAATGCTTGAAACTCTTTCGTTTAGTTCAATGCCTTGCTGGAAGGAGTGGCATTCATTGGAGTTGATAACAGAAGGATTTTGTAATCCAACAACTTCAACAGGTaactctttctttctttctatctctctctctctctctctcacacacacacacacaacatTATTCttagggtaaaaaaccatattaagccaaatgagtcaaaaaataacgtaaatacgtcaaagcaaaaatcgtttcagcaataagccagaagctatttttatataattcgaaccagcttggttcgaactccatttctacataattcgaaccagcttggttcgaattatatacaaatacatacacacacataattcgaaccagcttggttcgaattacacataattcgaaccagcttggttcgaattacacacaaacacacgcacacactaattcgaaccagcttggttcgaattacacacagtAATTCATGgtataattcgaattatgctgttaaaaaattaataatttattaaaaaaatttattaaaaaatttattaaaaaaattagtaattaaaaaattaaaaaatatatatttttatttcatacgttaaaaaaaagttaacaaaatatttaattacgagacttctttaaaatattaatgagctatcaatttgaattccatacaatacttttctgtccattttaatagttcatgaatattttttaataaatttttttaaattatactacaaaaaatattttatcctatgcaaaacaattttaaaaaaatggcttaaaaatgttaggagtactataaaaatttgtaatgttataataacttaggtaaatacatgcatgtactcaaattttaaataaaatactctacatagtcaataataatttaaaaatgaaagaaaatattttattccatacaaaataattaaaaaatatattttattctatacaaactaattttaaaaaatggcttaaaagatgttatgagtactataaaagtttgtaatattctagtgatttaggtaaatacatgataaaaatattttttctttaatttctaaattattagtgactatgtggagtatttctttaatgtcctaagtcattaggatattacaaatttttatattactTCTAACATcctttaagccattttttaaattatcatgaatattttttaataaatttatttaaattataccacaaaaaaatattttattctatgcaaaataatttaaaaaatggcttaaaggatgttattaaattattttgcatagaataaaatatttttttgtggtataatttaaataaatttattaaaaaatattcatgataatttaaaaaatggcttaaaggATGTTAGAagtaatataaaaatttgtaatgtcctaatgacttaggacattaaagaaatactccacatagtcactaataatttagaaattaaagaaaaaatatttttatcatgtatttacctaaatcactagaatattacaaacttttatagtactcataacatcttttaagccattttttaaaattagtttgtatagaataaaatatattttttaattattttgtatggaataaaatattttctttcatttttaaattattattgactatgtagagtattttatttaaaatttgagtacatgcatgtatttacctaagttattataacattacaaatttttatagtactcctaacatttttaagccatttttttaaaattgttttgcataggataaaatattttttgtagtataatttaaaaaaatttattaaaaaaatattcatgaactattaaaatggacagaaaagtattgtatggaattcaaattgatagctcattaatattttaaagaagtctcgtaattaaatattttgttaacttttttttaacgtatgaaataaaaatatatattttttaattttttaattactaatttttttaataaattttttaataaatttttttaataaattattaattttttaacagcataattcgaattatacCATGAATTactgtgtgtaattcgaaccaagctggttcgaattagtgtgtgcgtgtgtttgtgtgtaattcgaaccaagctggttcgaattatgtgtaattcga
This window contains:
- the LOC130974155 gene encoding probable aldo-keto reductase 2, coding for MAKVGRMKLGSQGLEVSQQGLGCMGMSAAYGPPKPEPDMVALIHHAIQSGVTFLDTADVYGPHTNEILIGKALKGGMRDKVELATKFSFNFIEDGKFEIRGDPEYVRAACEGSLKRLEIDCIDLYFQHRVDTRVPIEVTMGELKNLVEEGKIKYIGLSEASASTIRRAHAVHPITAVQIEWSLWSRDVEEEIIPTCRELGIGIVAYSPLGRGFFSSGSKLIDTLSQDDFRKALPRFQSENLETNKTIFERVNEMAEKKGCTPSQLALAWLHHQGNDVCPIPGTTKIENFNDNVGALSVKLTPQEMTELESFAAADVVKGDRFPDGFVPTWKNSDTPPLSSWKAV
- the LOC130974158 gene encoding putative disease resistance protein RGA1; protein product: MAAKLYGGAYLSSFVNAVLDNLSLILEDDYCILNGNHSAIELLERLQNCLYDVAPVLDDAELKQFTDKRVKKWLVDLQDALYFADDLLDELSTKAATQRDPGECQGGHVMENSIHISP
- the LOC130975925 gene encoding putative disease resistance RPP13-like protein 1 gives rise to the protein MWQERRQGGHTETEKLVCQWVYHNDKVKENFDFRGWVCVSEEFDVVKVTKTIIEAITSSSCNLTDLNLLQLDLKEKLSRQKFFIVLDDVWNENYDDWNKLLKPFQNGVKGSKILITTRNKNVANVASVVQTVSLHEVRSLSDEDCYSLRIMNLAKMK